The Kosmotoga arenicorallina S304 nucleotide sequence CCGGCAATCCTGTGGCAAGGAAATTTTGCCAATCCAATCTGGCGTTCAGAGGAGCTTTAACCACAAATGTCTCCGTTGATGGCGTAGCTTCGCCTACGAGTACAACAAAATTGCTGAAAATAAACAGCCTTTCCTTTGCGAGAAGAACCGAAACTAAAAGCAAAAAAACAACTAGCATTAATATTGCCTTTTTCACATTGACACCCCCTTTTTACCAAATCTCAGTATCTATTTTTGTTACATCGAACCCATTTCCTGTGACCCTCTTTTCAACACTTTGAAAAAGAGACTCCAGTTCCCCTAACGAATTTGCAAGCATTCCCACAGAAATTTCCAGCCAGTCTTTCGAATCATGCTTTCCGCTCTCAACTACTGAAGCGTTGAAAGATTTTCTCAAGTCGTTTTGCAACCTTTTTGAAATGCTTCGCTTTTCCTTCAATGACTTAATTCCATAGAGCCTTATTACATAACTTTTGTACCCAAAATGCATTCTATCCCCTCTTACCTCTGACTCAAAAAGTCATTTCTCAGTTCACAAAACTAGCAATCA carries:
- a CDS encoding DUF503 domain-containing protein, which produces MHFGYKSYVIRLYGIKSLKEKRSISKRLQNDLRKSFNASVVESGKHDSKDWLEISVGMLANSLGELESLFQSVEKRVTGNGFDVTKIDTEIW